In Hymenobacter gelipurpurascens, one DNA window encodes the following:
- a CDS encoding pyruvate kinase, translating to MTDQLSPPSFAERHAAEIAELLTELVRLRQEMVEVATQGAGRIAKVDTTFQASAHNLLHYLALRRHDLRPLQQRLAALGLSSLGRAESHALASVDAVLAVLHELVYPGTPVAVPPCETAPTFVSGVHLLGQHSETALGPTPAGRDVRIMVTLPSEAATDYPLVRELLRQGMDCVRINCAHDDTSAWQQMIQHLRQAEQELGKTCKISMDLAGAKLRTADLPLGPAVLRISPERDDFGGVLAPARLWLTSQEHSAAAPAAAATTLAFPAKWLQTLHPGDALRFRDMRGSKRKMRVHNTSEQGCWVELRKTTYLAPDMQFLGPKMSATLEQLPRHDSLLLLHPNDVLHLTRRPLPVAPPSVPVATSVPSLVIGCTMPEVLDQVKPGERIWFDDGKIGGVVEQVTPDALQIRITQARAKGGKLRNDRGINLPDTQLSIPSLTAKDLEDLPFVVQHADMVGLSFVNSAQDVEQLQQHLLGLSARPLPIILKIETQRGFEQLPALLLSAMQASSCGVMIARGDLAVECGFERLAEVQEEMLWLCEAAHVPVVWATQVLESLASGGLPSRAEVTDAAMSDRAECVMLNKGPQVVQAVQTLDGILRRMQAHQRKKSAMLRSLHVAHMLPELEVGRP from the coding sequence ATGACTGATCAACTTTCACCTCCTTCGTTTGCAGAGCGCCACGCGGCGGAAATTGCGGAGTTGCTGACTGAACTCGTCCGTCTACGCCAGGAAATGGTAGAGGTAGCTACTCAGGGCGCCGGCCGAATAGCCAAGGTTGACACTACTTTTCAGGCCAGCGCCCACAACCTGCTCCATTACCTGGCCCTGCGGCGCCACGATCTACGCCCCCTGCAGCAGCGCCTGGCGGCGCTAGGCCTGTCGTCGTTGGGCCGGGCCGAGTCGCATGCGCTGGCCAGCGTTGATGCCGTGCTGGCTGTCTTGCATGAGCTGGTTTACCCAGGCACTCCCGTTGCGGTACCTCCCTGTGAAACGGCGCCCACTTTTGTCAGCGGTGTGCACCTGCTAGGCCAGCACAGCGAGACGGCGCTAGGCCCCACTCCTGCCGGCCGCGATGTGCGCATCATGGTGACGCTACCCAGCGAGGCCGCCACCGACTACCCGCTGGTGCGAGAGCTGCTGCGCCAAGGCATGGACTGCGTCCGCATCAACTGCGCCCACGACGACACAAGTGCTTGGCAGCAAATGATTCAGCACCTACGCCAGGCGGAGCAGGAACTTGGTAAAACCTGCAAAATCAGTATGGATCTGGCAGGAGCCAAACTTCGCACAGCCGACCTTCCCCTGGGGCCCGCAGTGCTAAGAATCAGCCCGGAGCGCGACGATTTTGGAGGTGTGCTGGCCCCGGCCAGGCTTTGGCTAACTTCTCAGGAGCACTCGGCCGCAGCTCCGGCTGCGGCAGCTACTACTCTCGCCTTCCCGGCCAAATGGCTACAAACGCTGCACCCCGGCGACGCCCTCCGCTTCAGAGATATGCGCGGCAGTAAGCGAAAAATGCGGGTGCACAATACCAGTGAGCAGGGCTGCTGGGTTGAACTCCGCAAAACCACGTATCTAGCTCCAGATATGCAGTTTCTGGGTCCGAAAATGAGCGCTACGCTCGAGCAGTTGCCTCGCCACGACTCGCTACTGCTGCTACACCCCAACGACGTGCTGCATCTAACGCGCAGACCGCTTCCCGTGGCCCCTCCCAGCGTCCCGGTAGCCACCTCTGTACCGTCCCTTGTCATTGGCTGCACCATGCCGGAAGTGCTCGACCAGGTAAAACCCGGCGAGCGGATCTGGTTTGATGATGGGAAAATTGGGGGCGTAGTGGAACAGGTAACGCCCGACGCGCTGCAGATACGCATTACGCAAGCTCGGGCCAAAGGCGGGAAGCTCCGCAACGACAGGGGCATAAATCTGCCCGACACCCAACTGTCCATACCTTCTCTAACAGCAAAGGATCTGGAGGACCTGCCGTTTGTGGTGCAGCACGCCGACATGGTAGGCCTCTCCTTTGTCAATAGCGCGCAGGATGTGGAGCAATTGCAGCAGCACCTGTTGGGACTGTCGGCACGGCCGCTGCCTATCATTCTCAAAATAGAAACGCAACGGGGCTTCGAGCAGCTTCCAGCCCTACTGCTCAGCGCCATGCAGGCCAGCAGCTGCGGCGTAATGATTGCCCGAGGCGACCTTGCCGTGGAATGCGGCTTCGAGCGGCTGGCCGAAGTTCAGGAAGAAATGCTGTGGCTTTGCGAAGCCGCCCATGTACCGGTAGTATGGGCCACGCAGGTACTGGAAAGCCTGGCCAGTGGCGGCCTGCCTTCCCGCGCCGAAGTAACCGACGCCGCCATGAGCGACCGGGCGGAGTGCGTGATGCTCAACAAGGGGCCGCAGGTGGTGCAGGCCGTACAGACCCTCGACGGTATTTTGCGCCGCATGCAGGCCCACCAGCGAAAGAAAAGCGCCATGCTCCGGAGCCTGCACGTGGCGCATATGCTCCCCGAGTTAGAGGTGGGCCGGCCGTAG
- a CDS encoding GAF domain-containing protein, translated as MTTPSIAELKAVLATPSPAADALQRALDLMGLELRVDRCFLYVRDPTRGRGRIALVWRLDEAVPDPRHDWQDDTRQLPQQDPLFRAALATEPSVFIDDVTEAGPEVLNQEFERRTFGHRALVHAHITEQGQLWGILQPCVFSHPRHWTPAEREYIEAATPLFLPVIKQYLSEQPEG; from the coding sequence ATGACTACTCCATCCATTGCCGAATTGAAGGCTGTGCTGGCCACCCCAAGCCCCGCAGCTGATGCCTTGCAGCGTGCCCTGGACCTGATGGGTTTGGAACTGCGCGTTGACCGGTGCTTTCTGTATGTGCGTGACCCTACGCGGGGCCGGGGGCGCATTGCCTTGGTCTGGCGGCTGGACGAGGCCGTACCCGACCCGCGCCACGATTGGCAGGACGATACCAGGCAGCTCCCGCAGCAAGACCCCTTATTTCGGGCGGCTCTCGCCACTGAACCGTCGGTGTTTATTGATGACGTAACCGAAGCGGGCCCTGAGGTGCTCAACCAGGAGTTTGAGCGGCGCACATTTGGGCACCGCGCCCTGGTACATGCCCACATCACCGAGCAGGGCCAGTTGTGGGGCATTCTGCAGCCGTGCGTGTTTAGTCACCCGCGCCATTGGACCCCTGCTGAGCGAGAGTATATAGAGGCCGCTACGCCTTTATTCCTGCCTGTAATCAAACAGTATTTAAGCGAACAACCAGAGGGGTAG
- a CDS encoding nucleoside deaminase: protein METPDPNFMREAIRLSIDKMQAGFGGPFGAVIVKNGEIIARGFNQVTSTNDPTCHAEVDAIRKACATLGTFQLDDCDLYTSCEPCPMCLGAIYWARPRRVFYGNTKQDAAAIGFDDQFIYEELEKPLPNRQIPMTELLRDEALAGFRAWEVKEGRTDY, encoded by the coding sequence ATGGAAACTCCCGACCCCAACTTCATGCGCGAAGCCATTCGCCTTTCAATTGATAAAATGCAGGCCGGTTTTGGTGGTCCGTTTGGTGCCGTGATTGTGAAAAATGGCGAAATCATTGCCCGCGGCTTCAACCAGGTAACCAGCACCAACGACCCTACGTGCCACGCCGAGGTAGATGCCATCCGGAAAGCCTGCGCCACTCTTGGCACCTTTCAGCTCGACGATTGCGACCTGTACACTTCCTGCGAGCCATGCCCGATGTGCCTGGGAGCCATCTACTGGGCCCGGCCGCGCCGCGTGTTTTATGGCAACACCAAGCAGGATGCCGCCGCCATTGGCTTCGATGACCAGTTCATTTATGAGGAATTAGAAAAGCCCCTGCCCAACCGCCAGATTCCGATGACGGAACTGCTGCGCGACGAGGCGCTGGCTGGCTTCCGAGCCTGGGAGGTGAAAGAAGGCCGCACAGATTATTAA
- the ffh gene encoding signal recognition particle protein: MFDSLSTKLDRAFKTLKGQGSITEINVATTVKEIRRALVDADVNYKVAKEVTDKIKEEAMGRDVLISVSPGQLMTKIVYDELTELMGGEKQDIVIKGEPAVILLSGLQGSGKTTFAGKLAAYLKKQNRAVLLVACDVYRPAAIDQLKVLGEQVGVEVYSEPENKNPVQISQNAIEYARKNNKKVVIIDTAGRLAVDEQMMNEIEAVKRAINPSETLFVVDSMTGQDAVNTAKTFNDRLNFDGVVLTKLDGDSRGGAALSIRAVVEKPIKFISTGEKMEALDMFYPDRMAQRILGMGDVISLVERAQQQFDEEEAKRINQKIRKNQFNFDDFLSQLEQIKKMGNLKDLVGMIPGMGKAMKDVEIDDDAFKPIESIIKSMTPKERAQPELLNGSRRRRLAKGSGTDIQQVNNLMKQFEDMRKVMRTMNKMSQTKGGMQQMARMMGMKGPIR; encoded by the coding sequence ATGTTCGATAGTCTCAGTACCAAGCTCGACCGCGCCTTCAAAACCCTCAAGGGCCAGGGCAGCATCACCGAAATCAACGTAGCGACGACCGTAAAGGAAATTCGCCGGGCTCTTGTCGATGCCGACGTTAACTACAAGGTAGCCAAGGAAGTAACCGATAAGATTAAGGAAGAGGCCATGGGCCGCGACGTGCTGATCAGCGTGTCGCCGGGCCAGCTGATGACGAAAATCGTGTACGATGAGCTCACCGAGCTCATGGGCGGCGAAAAGCAGGACATCGTCATCAAGGGTGAGCCAGCCGTAATACTGCTGTCGGGTCTTCAGGGCTCGGGTAAAACTACCTTCGCCGGTAAGCTGGCCGCCTACCTCAAAAAGCAAAACCGCGCAGTTCTCCTGGTGGCCTGCGACGTGTACCGTCCGGCCGCTATTGATCAGCTGAAGGTATTGGGCGAGCAAGTGGGCGTAGAAGTGTACTCGGAGCCGGAAAACAAAAATCCGGTTCAGATTTCGCAGAACGCCATCGAGTACGCTCGCAAAAACAATAAGAAGGTCGTAATCATCGACACCGCCGGCCGCTTGGCCGTCGATGAGCAGATGATGAATGAGATTGAGGCCGTGAAGCGGGCCATCAACCCGTCGGAAACCCTGTTCGTGGTAGACTCCATGACGGGCCAGGACGCCGTAAACACCGCCAAAACCTTCAACGACCGCCTTAACTTCGACGGCGTGGTGCTCACTAAGCTCGACGGTGACTCGCGCGGTGGTGCGGCCCTCTCGATTCGGGCAGTGGTGGAGAAACCCATCAAATTCATCTCGACGGGGGAGAAAATGGAGGCGCTGGATATGTTCTATCCAGACCGGATGGCCCAGCGTATCCTGGGAATGGGCGACGTTATTTCGCTCGTGGAACGTGCTCAGCAGCAGTTCGATGAGGAAGAAGCCAAGCGCATCAACCAGAAGATTCGCAAGAACCAGTTCAACTTCGACGACTTCCTCTCCCAGTTGGAGCAGATCAAGAAGATGGGCAACCTGAAGGATCTGGTAGGTATGATTCCGGGCATGGGTAAAGCCATGAAGGACGTAGAAATCGATGATGACGCCTTCAAGCCGATTGAGTCTATTATCAAGAGCATGACGCCCAAGGAGCGCGCTCAGCCCGAGCTGCTGAACGGCTCGCGCCGCCGCCGTCTCGCCAAAGGTTCCGGCACGGATATTCAGCAGGTAAACAACCTGATGAAGCAGTTCGAGGACATGCGCAAAGTGATGCGCACCATGAACAAGATGAGCCAGACCAAAGGCGGTATGCAGCAGATGGCCCGCATGATGGGCATGAAAGGACCCATCCGCTAG
- a CDS encoding glycosyltransferase family 4 protein, giving the protein MYLRRPYPLSPVSVPDRPLRLLVITYYWPPSGGAGVQRSLKFVKHLPQFGVEPTVITVDPAQGAYPVLDDSLAADVPAGVRVIRTNTFEPFDSYKKLTGKQVPYGGFVGESKTSFVQRLFKFVRGNVFIPDARRGWNAYVLRAVANLIAQGEQFDAVLTSSPPHSTQLIGLELKRRYGLRWLADMRDPWTDIYYYKELNHTPPARWLDAQYERQVLEQADAVLVTSPNTKRLFLGKSPKLVADKIQVLPNGYDEADFQWPSQPPTDALLITHTGTISETYHIEQLLAACAECTRRHPDVPLRLRFVGKVSGGLQEQIAQAGLLERTEFVAFVPHDESVRYLLQSTVLLMAIPDVANNFGILPGKVFEYLAANKPILCVGPIGSDADTLLEECGAGHVLPYDGYANMLAHLETLVGQWRINPNLDLPALNHARYSRRALTEQLAGLLEK; this is encoded by the coding sequence GTGTACCTTCGCCGTCCGTATCCGCTTTCACCAGTGTCCGTGCCCGACCGTCCGCTTCGTCTGCTTGTTATTACCTATTACTGGCCGCCTTCAGGAGGTGCTGGCGTGCAGCGCAGCCTCAAGTTTGTGAAGCACCTGCCGCAGTTTGGCGTAGAGCCCACAGTAATTACCGTGGACCCGGCCCAGGGCGCTTACCCGGTGCTGGACGACTCCCTGGCGGCCGACGTGCCAGCTGGTGTGCGCGTCATCAGAACCAATACGTTTGAGCCCTTCGACAGCTATAAAAAACTGACGGGCAAGCAGGTGCCCTACGGCGGCTTCGTGGGTGAAAGCAAGACCAGCTTTGTACAACGGCTGTTCAAATTCGTGCGCGGCAATGTGTTCATACCGGATGCGCGCCGCGGCTGGAACGCCTACGTGCTGCGCGCCGTGGCCAACCTGATAGCCCAGGGCGAGCAATTTGATGCTGTACTCACTAGCTCGCCGCCCCACTCTACCCAGCTGATAGGCCTAGAGCTCAAGCGCCGCTATGGCCTGCGCTGGCTGGCCGATATGCGCGACCCTTGGACAGATATTTATTACTACAAAGAGCTGAACCACACGCCGCCTGCCCGCTGGCTCGATGCGCAGTACGAGCGCCAAGTGCTGGAGCAGGCCGATGCCGTACTGGTCACGAGTCCCAATACCAAACGACTTTTCCTGGGCAAGTCGCCAAAGCTCGTGGCCGATAAGATTCAGGTGCTGCCCAATGGCTACGATGAAGCTGATTTCCAGTGGCCTAGCCAGCCCCCGACGGATGCGCTGCTCATCACCCACACCGGCACTATCTCCGAAACCTACCATATTGAGCAGCTGCTGGCGGCCTGCGCCGAATGCACCCGCCGCCACCCAGATGTGCCGCTGCGACTGCGCTTCGTGGGGAAAGTATCGGGTGGCCTACAGGAACAGATTGCGCAAGCGGGCCTGCTAGAGCGCACGGAGTTTGTGGCGTTCGTGCCGCACGATGAATCGGTGCGGTACCTGTTGCAGTCCACGGTGCTGCTAATGGCCATTCCGGATGTGGCGAACAACTTCGGCATCTTGCCGGGCAAGGTGTTCGAATATCTCGCTGCTAATAAGCCTATTCTATGCGTTGGCCCCATTGGCTCCGATGCTGACACCTTGCTGGAAGAATGCGGCGCCGGCCACGTCCTGCCCTATGATGGCTATGCCAACATGCTGGCCCATCTGGAAACACTCGTAGGCCAGTGGCGCATCAACCCTAATCTAGATTTGCCCGCGCTCAACCACGCCCGATATTCTCGCCGCGCCCTCACGGAGCAGTTGGCTGGGTTGCTGGAAAAATAG
- the pseB gene encoding UDP-N-acetylglucosamine 4,6-dehydratase (inverting), whose protein sequence is MALDLNHKSILVTGGTGSFGKQFVQTVFDKYPQVKRLVVYSRDELKQYEMSQIFPHEKYPAIRYFIGDVRDAERMKRACEGIDIIVHAAALKQVPAAEYNPMECIKTNIFGAENVINAALDCGVKDVVALSTDKAAAPINLYGATKLCSDKLFVAANNMKGSRDLRFSVVRYGNVIGSRGSVVPFFLNRRTSGVLPITHPDMTRFNISLEEGVDLVLYALEHSWGGEIFVPKIPSYKITEVAKAIGPNCRQEIVGIRPGEKLHEEMITETDALSTVELDKYYVILPFTPRWDVDDFIKHFRGRRVEPGFHYDSSNNTEWMDAEQIREEIRLHVDASFQA, encoded by the coding sequence ATGGCCCTCGACCTCAATCATAAGTCTATTCTCGTAACCGGTGGCACCGGTTCGTTCGGTAAGCAGTTCGTCCAGACTGTCTTCGATAAATATCCGCAGGTAAAGCGCTTGGTGGTGTACTCCCGCGACGAGCTCAAGCAATACGAGATGTCGCAGATTTTCCCGCATGAAAAGTACCCCGCCATTCGGTACTTCATTGGGGATGTGCGCGACGCGGAGCGGATGAAGCGGGCCTGCGAGGGCATTGATATTATTGTGCACGCCGCGGCCCTTAAGCAGGTGCCGGCCGCCGAGTACAACCCGATGGAGTGCATCAAAACCAACATCTTCGGGGCCGAAAACGTGATTAATGCGGCCCTGGACTGCGGCGTGAAGGACGTTGTAGCCCTGAGCACCGACAAAGCGGCAGCGCCCATTAACCTGTATGGTGCCACCAAGCTATGCTCCGATAAGCTGTTTGTGGCCGCCAACAACATGAAAGGCTCCCGCGACCTGCGCTTCTCGGTGGTGCGCTACGGCAACGTAATCGGCTCCCGCGGCTCGGTGGTGCCATTTTTTCTGAACCGCCGTACGTCGGGCGTGCTGCCCATCACGCACCCCGATATGACGCGCTTCAACATTTCGCTGGAAGAGGGTGTAGACCTCGTGCTTTACGCGCTGGAGCACAGCTGGGGCGGCGAGATTTTCGTGCCCAAGATTCCGAGCTACAAGATCACGGAAGTAGCCAAAGCCATCGGCCCCAACTGCCGCCAAGAGATTGTGGGCATCCGGCCGGGCGAGAAGCTGCACGAGGAAATGATTACCGAAACAGACGCCTTGAGCACCGTGGAGTTGGATAAATACTACGTGATACTGCCCTTCACGCCGCGCTGGGACGTAGATGATTTCATCAAGCACTTCCGCGGCCGCCGCGTAGAGCCGGGCTTCCACTACGACTCCAGCAACAACACCGAATGGATGGACGCCGAGCAGATTCGGGAGGAAATCCGCCTGCACGTAGATGCGAGTTTTCAGGCCTAG